The sequence gagctcataaaactgcacctagggtgattgtgatttagccagagatatggcacatgcctgtttataatgtcacctcccgcaccatatgctcatattggattcAATCTAGGTGcaatcttgttgtacagaccttgattatggttctgactcgtagttAATTAGTGATTTATCGCCCAACTATTATGtaagagtagtattgagcatgattatattacacccattattgttgtacataccttttcatttggttccgactcttgtgcagtaaAGTGCTGTATATGTCATTGTAGTGAcgccggctagattgacttctACAGgagttccggctaatatgttatatttatatgaaattattcttacctgaattgcttactttgttatatcttggcatggcatacatatgaatatgattatgtgaaacatgatttgaattgatataattacatatatatttatgtatatgcttatattctatttctgggaaaaattatacatgttttacagcgaggggtcagatatgttgataaatgaaatggttttgtaaaacatttgtttttgcccactcacgttttctgttttgcgcccctccaggttttaggtaagcttgttGTCGGTGGCCTTGAGGATTTCGGTGGTTTTGACCtatcaaaataattgtaggacatcttatggtactgtttaattagtacttgtcctactggactgcacctagactttctatgctatGTTTAtgagtatttacttttgtatcttactcctaacacttcttgtttagtagtgcactctagtagattcggttttaattattcgtatatttcttatctttattgcttccgcactgtgcacatggctacggcaccctcacatgacggccagcatgccttgatctcggtcggggtgtgtcattatgggtacaaataaaaaattttaaaaactagacTAGAAATAAATCTTTTAAAGAAAGgggcataaaaataaattaatatatgtgTACAAATTAAAGcgaaaaaaaatttgtacaaattttaaaaaggtttgcaaattaaatttgggtacaaactaaaaattaaaatatattatacaaagtatagccataaatataaatatactgaatgtaacgtttctaacactaaattaatatgttttaaaaaaagtttaatttaattatactaatatatattttattattaaaataataacattaattaaaatttaagaaccttaataaaaaattacaaagaaataaaattttaattagtgaaatagaagaaagaagaatgaAAAACTTTTCCTCAATGAAAAGTAAAAACTACAGTAATTAGAATTGCAAAGCCAGGGATGCATGTATGGAGCCGTAGAGGTGTGTCGTGACAACCATGATTAAGGGAATCTTGTGAACGTGGCAGAATCACACGGTGATGTGTCAATTTAAGTGACATGTGTCAGCCCCTCTTCGACTGGTACACTCCAAATTTGGAAAATTAAAACCTATAAAACGGAAAAATAGAAAGACGTCCGCTTCAGATGGCAAACGAAATTATTTGTACGTGAAAAAACAGATTACGTTTcacaataaattaataataatatagtataaataaaaaattttaaattaaaaacaaatttgaacaaCTTAATTTATCTCCTTCATTAACCTGAATAATATCGTTTTGTTCagaaaaatatacaaataaaaagTAAGTCCGTTACGTCTTGACGTGATGTGGAACCAATTTCCGTGTATAAAATTTAACGCCGGCCCAGTGGGTCCCGTTGGTTCCATAAGACGAAGTTGACGTCTGAAGCCTCCACGCCCGCCCATCATCGTGGGCCCCACCTGAATACATAAACTGGGTGTTATACTCCAGATTATATTACAATATGGAGGGAAGCGTATGGGGGAGCGTATGTTGCACTTGCGCTGAGGATGTTCCACGTGGTAATTTGTTGACGCTAAGCTCGATCTGGGTTGGTGAAGCGTTGTTCCTGATGTCAAAGTGCGTTGAAGTAAAAGTTGACCCTTAGACCACTAAGAATGTTTTAGTGGTTTGGGACGAATCTTAGACTCATATATACACGCACAATTTAAGTCCAATTCACAGTAACTAAAATATTCAGTAACTGAAATATTTTTGTGAGCTTTTTTGGTTGACGAAAAGTAAATTACCGTAACAAAGTTACTCGCTAATCTCtttctaaaaacaaagaaaaaatcagACCCCTCCCTCACATGGGTTTGTGCATGGAAGAAACTACTTCTCACATGACCTAGAGCAGGTGTTGATCACTCGCTTGACATCTCATCGGCTCATAGCAAAATAAACATGACTCGGAtcatatttttcattagttGAGGAGAGCAAGCTACATATGATCGATTTAATAGTAAACGTTCCGGTATAATAATGTATTGttacaaagaaaaatattacgCGTAATATATATTAAATCAGATCACTACATGATAGTATATTTATTCAGTAAATTTTCTCTTGCTTTGAGATCTCCAATGGTTGATAAGGATTATAAACTTAAATTACATTTTGCATTATTATGCTTTGGCTTCTTTAAGATTCTGATCCTTGTCTTTAAAAAATTGGCAAAAAAATTATAGAGGTAAGAAATCATTACCTTATTGTCCATTCAACAATTTATTGACAAGGTGCTTGAAGGTCGATTTTTGTTTATATGAACACCACATTGGTGCAAGTTATAACTGAATTACATTAATCTCACGTTCATATAAGCAAAGAATGatcaaactaaaaaaaatattttttattttataattgtttTTGTCGTTTTTAATTGATACGGACCAAACACAAATCTCAAACACGAGTTGAGTTCTtatgaaaatttgattaaactaaGGACATTACTATTGTTTGCTTAAACTTTGTCTACCTTAATTGTGTTCTTGAGCCTGGACATACCAATGAAGTCAAGAATGTCATcactagagaaagagagaagcttAAGTGAACCTTCAAGTTTAAACTTAATCAGATGTTTTATCAAAGGGATGATTCTTCTATTACCACATGTACACTCAATTCAATCCATATATAATAGAGATATTTGTCAATTTTACACCCGAATTTGTAAGGAACTATCAATTTTCCCGTGAACTTTATAATTGCAAAAAGTAATTTTATCCCCTTAATGTGGATAacatattgtattttttttttcttcttcttcttctcttctgcgTACACTTTTTGTAtgaattttagggtttagagttttggAGGGAAATTAAAGCTCAAGGAAACATTgtctaattataaaagtttagggaataattggttaaaattaaaattcagagtagtcaattataaaaattaagaaagtattcaactaaaattaaagtttaagaaaaaaattgatagGTGGTACGAAAATTGACTAACCTATGGTCCACGCCTTTCATATAAGCCTACAATTAGAAGGCCAATTACTATTGAAATTCCCTCTCCTTGTTGAGGCATGTGGTCCATAAAATGGAAGAATATGCATCCAATAAAGTTCATACTTATCCGTTTGCCATTTTCTATTAGAGTTTAAGATGATTCATTTGAGTTACGCAAATTTTTAAGGAAGTTGTAACTCATCCTTATGCACACGAAATTATTAaatataagatttttttttatattggtTGTAGGATTAGTGCTTGGTGTAGAGCATCTTGAGCTAAATACATATTCAATTGATAAAAGAGCATTAAAAATATATGTCATGAAAAACTCCGCTTCAAAATGGTTCTTGCAAACTAGATCTAAAAACATTACAATAAAGTATTACTAATTGCAAAGTAATGAGTAGGTTTTAAACACTCGTCCGAACTCATCAAGAACTGTACGATtatataaatcaaaataaagcatagaaaaaagaaagaagtttcGGAAGTCAGTACTCAACAgtttataaataaaaaccaaagcTCCAATTCGACTAAACTGAAGAATCAATGCTCAAATTTCCTTGTCATTCAACTGGATATAGCAATTAGTAAATAGGGCAGCGTGTAAAAACGCGATGATCAAAGCAGTGGGGGGATGCAAATGAGTTTGGGTACACAGCGCAGCTGGACCCGCATTTCATTCTTGAGTCGGAAAGGCTCTCAATTGAAAAACATTTCATATGAATTGAAACACAGATAATACAacacatatttttatataataataataaattttatttttaaattataaattttttaatatatatattttactatttatataataatacatAATATACTACCCGTACTTTGACTATACTAAAAAATCAGTATTCAATTACACTCACCACACAAATCCTCAAATCAAActttacaatttttaaaataaataaattaaaaatcacAATCCCaaaagcccacaaatttaatataaaaaaatcccAATGAGTATGGCCTCCAATGTTTCCTTATCTCTTCCACTCTCTTCCCTCCCTGTTCCTCCATTGGACCTCccttcctcctctctctctctctctctctctctctctctctctaaaaaggtAAAAACTGCAAAAATTAAAAGCCTAAAATCCCATTTGACCAACATGCACAGAGCTTAGTGGGTGTTTCTATATCTTTCAGTGCCTTCTTCTTCTGTGTTTCTCACAAACCGAAGAGATGAAGAGAGAACACTGCCATAGCTCTGCAACTGCAAGTCAGAATAATTCCAAACCAGAATACTCATCACTGCCGTCTTCCGCCCTGAACGGCAAGGCCAAGATTTGGGAAGATGAACAAGGCTACAGCGGCGGCGGCGACATGGACGAGCTGCTTGCCGTTTTGGGATACAAGGTTCGGACCGACGACATGGCCGACGTGGCCGAGAAGCTCGAGCAGCTCGAGATGGTCATGGGGTCGGCTCAGGAAGATGGGGTTTCTCAGCTCTCTGACACCGTCCATTACAACCCGTCCGATCTCTCCGGGTGGGTCCAAAGCATGCTCTCTGAGCTCAACACCGGCGACGATATGCCCTCAATCAACGGCCCTCTTCTCGCTCCTGGGGAGTCCTCGACGATAACGTCGACGAGCTTCTGCAATTCCCAGCGGACTCGGGTTTTCAGCGACGATTCCGAATACGATCTCAGGGCTATTCCTGGCGTGGCGGCGTACCCGCCGGCACATTCGTCGTCGGAGACCGAGAGTACGAGAAAGCGATTGAAGACCTCAATTGGGTTTAATTCCGGCGGGATTGAAGTCTCCGGCGCTGTATCCGACCCGATTCGGCCTCTGGTCCTGGTCGACTCACAAGAAACCGGTGTCCAACTCGTCCACACACTCATGGCCTGTGCTGAGGCTGTCCAGCAGGAAAACTTGAAGCTTGCAGACGCGCTTGTGAAGCACGTGGGCCTACTCGCGGCTGCCCAAACCGGATCTATGAGGAAAGTCGCCACGTACTTCGCTGAAGCTCTGGCTCGTCGGATTTACCGAATATACCCTCAGGATTGCCTCGATTCTTCCTACTCGGACATTCTCCAGATGCACTTCTACGAGACCTGCCCTTACCTGAAATTTGCTCACTTCACTGCCAACCAGGCAATACTCGAGGCTTTTGCCACGGCGACCAGAGTACACGTCATCGATTTCGGGCTTAAACAGGGGATGCAATGGCCAGCGCTCATGCAGGCGCTGGCACTAAGGCCCGGTGGCCCACCCGTGTTTCGCCTGACGGGTATTGGGCCGCCGCAGCCCGATAACACCGACGTTCTGCAGCAGGTGGGATGGAAGTTGGCTCAATTGGCAGAAACTATTGGGGTCGAGTTTGAATTTCGAGGATTCGTGGCCAATAGCCTGGCTGACCTCGAGCCGTCTATGCTTGACATCCGTCAGGACGAGGCCCTAGCGGTGAATTCGGTTTTCAAGCTTCACGGTCTCTTGGCTCGAGCCGGGGCGGTGGACAAAGTGTTGTCATCAATCAAGGCCATGAAGCCTAAAATTATGACTATTGTGGAGCAGGAGGCGAACCATAAcgggccggttttcttggaccGGTTCACGGAGGCATTGCATTATTATTCAAGCTTGTTTGACTCTCTGGAGGGATCGTCCGGGCCGAGTCAAGATTTGGTCATGTCCGAGGTCTATTTGGGTAGGCAGATATGCAACGTGGTGGCATGTGAAGGTGGGGACCGAGTTGAGCGACACGAGACGCTGACTCAGTGGCGAGGCCGGATGGACTCCGCCGGGTTCGACCCAGTCCACCTCGGATCGAACGCGTTCAAGCAGGCTAGCATGCTGCTTGATCTTTTCGCCGGCGTAGATGGGTATCGGGTGCAGGAGAACAATGGGTCTCTCATGCTCGGGTGGCACACGCGGCCGCTCATAGTCACCTCGGCTTGGAAGCTGGCGAGCTCAACGGAGTGAGTGAATGAGTCAGTTTCAGTCGGTTCAGCGGCGGTGATTGATTGAACCACCGGGCACCCAGTGGGGTGGTTGGACACTGTGACCATGTGAGTTGTGAATTGTCAGTAGATAGAGTGGGGACTACAATGAAAGTGAAACTGTGAAACCAATCCAATCGAATCAATCAAGTGGTGTAAACTGTGTAGTTGTAATTGTAAtggtagtttttaatttttgttttcattttttttatgggCCCTTTTGCATAAGTTCCAAGTTGTAGAGTCCTTTCGACAAGGGGGACGAATGAATCATTGTGATGATGTGTAACTATCTATCTTTTCTGGAATAAAATGATGAGCATTGATTCTTGAATGAGAAAGAAACCATTTTGCTCTCTGTAAATTTGACACATTATCGTTATCCGGACGCTATAGGAGAAGGACTTGGATGGACCTAGAAAGCGGAATGCTACCACTTTGGCGTCCTTGTTCAATACATTATCATGTACGGTGAGATTAGCAGTAACATTGTATTATTGAATTGACCGAGATTCCAGTGTGACGGTGTAACCATAGGGTAGGGTTGACTTAGGTggtgatgaagatgaagatgaagatgatgttgatgATTCTAAATATAGAAACATGGCCTGCATATGCTATGTCACCATCTGAAAGAGAAACTGCCGGTTACACAAGCATGACTAATATTATAACAAAGTGCTCCTGGTTTTAAGTAGTAGCTATCGGCTCAAAAAATTGGATTCAGTTTGTTTATCTGTCTTTGAAGtggatatattatatatatccgTACTACGAATCGTTATTAACAGTTAGCATTAGTCGAAAAAAACCGGCGAGTGATTACCTATCTGGTTGGGTTGGGGTTTTGTCCAAGCTCACTCTTTGGCTAGGCAAAACAATCCCGCAAAATGATTCGCCCTCGATTGTCAAAGTGCTTCTTATGAGCTTTTTCGGGATTACTTTTGAAAGAGTCAAAAGTGTTTTACGACAACTAAAAATGCTTCTAATGACACATCGTTTGCTTCtacatgaaaaacttcaattgcTTTAGCACAAaggtttttaataaaaattcctGTAAAAACACTTAGGCCGTGTTTGGTACATCGGATAGGACACCAGATATGATTAATAATACGGAGTACGGTGTTTGGTGTCCGTTCGTATTAGATAACCACCGGATTAAACAATCCGGGCCCACCCCTTATATCCGGCTGATACCCGCTTAGTTATACTGCCCAAAACGACGGTATTATTTAGTCGGGTAGAAAGCACGCCTCTCGCTCTCTTCGTCCTCATCACTTTCGTCCCGAATCGTTTGCTCTCTCCATCTCGCTTCGCTtgcaacttctcctcctccttctttgttcTGCCCTCCtgcaacttctcctcctccttctctgtTCCGCTCCTGcaatatttctttcaatttttcctGCAATTTTTCCCAGgttctcctccttctcctccttctctGTTTCGCCCTCCtgcaacttctcctcctcctcttctctgTTCCACCCTCATGCAATATTTCTTGCAATTTTTCCCAggttcttctcctcctcctatTTCTCTGTTCCGCCCTTCTGCaatttttattcttcttctctcACTGTTCTGCCCTCCTCCTcctatttttcttccaatttttttttcaattgattgcaaatttgtgttttaattaaaattttagggttttcagttttcagatctaaaaaaaaaaaaaatttgatctgTATGTTATTTTTTTGCTTGTGCGCCCTGAGTTGGGTATGTTGCAAATTCAAACCCAGTTGAAGAAATGGGTTAGGAGATTTTTCCAACTTGTTGGCTTTTTGGTGAATTCATAATATCATGCATACTGGGTTCGTGTGCTGGTTTGGCTGCAGgaaggtttggagagcagatccAAGGATGAAATTCACTagtaaaaatttgtttttttttttcctattttcttGAATCATCAATTGTTTTATCCGATAGAGtgttaaatcaaatttggaaGGTGGGTTTTGCTGGGTTTCTTGTTGCTACCTTTGTGGTGGGGTTTGGTTTAGGGGAGCacacgaagaagaagaagaagggagagagagagagggagggagtttgttggggggggggggggagggtgtgatttcattttttttttaatttaatttaatttttattttaagtttgattcatccggtataataccaaacatagtataaataatacgattattagtccgatactgcaccaaacgcccgactaatttagtcagtactatccggtgactaattatcctatccgacagaaatagtcagtacagtccgagctgccaaacgaggccttatgAGTATAAGTGAGTCCGGCATAAGCAATCAGAAACAAGACCTTAGGGCCAATTTAGTATTTGGGGCTTTCTATATAAATTGCTTATACTCTTGCTTTTTGAATAATCAACAGTAAAGAACAATGTCATAGTGTTTAATAATTTTGATATATAACTTTAATGTATGAGTATAATGGTTTAAAGTTGTATGCACtaaacaatttattaaaaaaattgaattacattTATGATGATAGGGTGGGACAGTAAGAAAAATGAGTGTACGAATAACACTACCCTTTATTTATGGTAGTAGGAAAGTAAATTCTTTACCCTTTTAAGTATTACAACTAAAATAGGACACTATCTAAAATACACTATTCACACATCTATTTTTAGCTCTCAcacacttttattaatttttaactaTTGATCTTCTTGAATTCATTTAATCCAAagaccgaaaattaaaaaaattatgtgaaAAGTGAAAATATGTATGTGAATAATACCGCCCTTTAATAATAATGAAGGCGGCTTTGTGTAAACCAAATGTGAAGTAGGTATAGGCAAACCATAAGCTGATGTTTAGCTAGTACTAAATTTGGACCATCCCTAATGAAAGACAGTGATTATATAGGCTTCAGCCTCAGTGCACACAATAATTATACTATAtgcaatgattttttttttttgaacaaacgatattttttacactaagggggagaggtgagcttagtctcacaatgagttagcaataatgtggttcaatttgcctttggtgagaatcgaacctaagatctctcacttacaagtgaaaagaaataccaTTAGACCGTAGTGCTAAGTGACCTATACTTTAATTATTATCTTGTGGATGATCAAtgggaatgaggatcctctccaaatcctctttgtgagaatccCGATGATTTTCCAATCAcatccgtttatcgtatatcgtgcggttcgtcaagtactgtttatatttaattttaaataaaaagatttacaatgatttctgatcgtacgatatacaatgaatgtATATGATTGGAAAATTCCCAAAATACTCAAGgatcggagaggatcctcattctatCAATGGATCCTTGTATGACTAAATCAGGTTACATGGACCACATAAAGGCATGATTAataaggacttggattgtctgccctcccattttggTGCCatccccgtgccctcctgttttgtgtgatcacggttaaggcacgtcaacattttatattgtttttttataaaaataataaaataaaaagaaatagtaatataaaatgttgacgtggcttaaccgtgaccacataaacaGGAGGGTACGAGGAGGGCACCgaaataggagggcagacaatccaagtccgatTAATAATCCCTGCGGTAACCAGGTAGGCAGGCACCTTTGTTGCCCTTAAAATTGGATAGGCATTCATTGGTTCTTGGGCAGAAATCACGTTGGAAAAGCTGAACTTGGCCAACTTTCCGGAGTACTTGACTTGCGTGTAGGTTCTACGGGATTTTCTTAGATACTCCGAACTGTTAGATTTTcactgaaattttttaaaattaagaacgGTTCAAATGTTCGGAGTATTCACTATTTCGGGGTACCTAGAATTATTGCGTAGGTAGACTAATAAAAGTTGTACAAAAGCATTGTAGTATCCTATGTATTCATAATGCAATGACAATGAAGAATGAAAGTAAATTGCATCCATAAGAGAGGAATGATTAAACATGAATCATGAATACATTGAGGACTGGGTAGAGCAAAACAGGATGCATCGAGTTCACAAGTACAATTGGAAATTCCGATTCGAAGGGTTCATACTTTGCTTGGCACATTTGAATTATGTTGAGTTTTGAATTTGTAGATATAAAAGCTAAAAAATGATTCGAAGTGTTCACCTTTTGCACACACTCTCTTAAGTCTAATCCTTAATTTGTTCAATAAAATAGCTAAAAAGAATATATGCACACGAGTCATAAGGTGAAAAAGTGTGAAAATAATTTCCCTAACTGTTTCTTTActatatatatttgtcaatttcGTTATCTACTTGGTAGTTGCTGGAGCCTTTCTCCAACTGTCAAGGAATGGAACCTGCGCAAGTTAAAAATAGGCAAACACCGTGAGTCCAAGCGTTGGGGAGGGTGGTTCTCAGCATGGAGGCTCCGATGCTTTAAGTTAGCAAGGATGGAGAAAAGAGGTGCAATGTATTTTTGGGGTTATGAGTGTCTAACCCTTGGTGagtgttggagaacaattcagaaataaacaaaaataacagaaataaacaaaACTTGAAATTCTAATAATTTATTAACCAACAATACTTGCTGTATAGAATGAAATTACACAATAAATACagaaattaatataagaatatcaatgttactaacttgattacagaaggtagaggctagcgtaaAAACTGTGTCCTTCGAACAGTATTTTCGTCCTAATCTTGTGTTTGTGGTTCTacaacgtctgctcgaccaggattcaactacctaattctacaaCCCATACT is a genomic window of Malus domestica chromosome 09, GDT2T_hap1 containing:
- the LOC103444199 gene encoding DELLA protein GAI (The RefSeq protein has 5 substitutions compared to this genomic sequence); this translates as MKREHCHSSATASQNNSKPEYSSLPSSALNGKAKIWEDEQGYSGGGDMDELLAVLGYKVRTDDMADVAEKLEQLEMVMGSAQEDGVSQLSDTVHYNPSDLSGWVQNMLSELNTGDDMPSINGPLLAPGESSTITSTSFCNSQRTRVFSDDSEYDLRAIPGVAAYPPAHSSSETESTRKRLKTSIGSNSGGIEVSGAVSDPIRPLVLVDSQETGVQLVHTLMACAEAVQQENLKLADALVKHVGLLAAAQTGAMRKVATYFAEALARRIYRIYPQDCLDSSYSDILQMHFYETCPYLKFAHFTANQAILEAFATATRVHVIDFGLKQGMQWPALMQALALRPGGPPVFRLTGIGPPQPDNTDVLQQVGWKLAQLAETIGVEFEFRGFVANSLADLEPSMLDIRQDEAVAVNSVFKLHGLLARAGAVDKVLSSIKAMKPKIVTIVEQEANHNGPVFLDRFTEALHYYSSLFDSLEGSSGPSQDLVMSEVYLGRQICNVVACEGGDRVERHETLTQWRGRMDSAGFDPVHLGSNAFKQASMLLDLFAGVDGYRVQENNGSLMLGWHTRPLIVTSAWKLASSTE